GACCTACGGCCACATCTATCACCAGAACGAAGTGGAGCAGTCCAAGCACAATTTCGAGGTCAGCAACCCCGAGATGCTGCTGCGCCATTTCAACGATTTTGAGGGCCAGTGCAAGGCCATGCTGGAGCAGAACCTGCCCTGGCCCGCCTACGACTACTGCCTCAAGTGTTCCCACACCTTCAACCTGCTGGATGCGCGCGGCGCCATCTCCATCACGGAGCGTGCCGGATATATCGGCCGTGTGCGCGCTCTGGCTGCAGGCGTGGCCAAACTGTATGTGGCCCAGCGTGAAGAGCTGGGGTATCCGATGCTCAACACCGAGGCGAGGTAAGGCATGGCGACCTTTGTGCTTGAAATTGGCAGCGAAGAACTGCCTGCCCGTTTTTTGGCCGGCGAAGAAGCCGAACTGGCCGCCCGTTTCACCGCGGCCCTGCAGGAAGCCAGTGTGGAACACGGCGCCCTGCGTACCATGAGCACGCCGCGTCGTGCCATCGTCATCATCGAGGACGTGAACCCCGTGCAGCAGGAGCGCGAGGAAGAAGTGGCCGGCCCGCCGGTGCGTGTGGCCTTTGCCGCTGACGGCACGCCCACCAAAGCCCTGGAAGGCTTTGCCCGCACCAACGGCGTGAGCGTGGACGATGTGTACCGCATCACCACCGAAAAGGGCGAATATGTGGCCGTGCGCAAGCGCATCGGCGGCGCTGCCGTGGCGGACCTGCTGGCCGGGATCTGCCCCGCCGTCATCACCTCCCTGCCGTTCGGCAAGCGTATGCGCTGGGGCAGCAATACCCTGGCCTATGCCCGCCCGCTGCGCTGGATCGTGGCCCTGCTGGATGATGCCGTGGTGCCCTTCACCGTGGGGCCCGTGGCTTCCGGTCGCGAGACCATGGGCCACCGCATCCACGGTCATGGCCCCTTCAGCGTGGCCCATGCCGACGACCTGCTGGCCGTCCTGGAGGAAAAGGGCGGCCTGACGCCCGATGCCGCCGACCGCCGCAAGATCATCGTGGAAGGCGGGGACGCCCAGGCTGCCGCCATCGGCGGCAAGGTGCTGTGGCGTGACGGCCTGCTGGACGAGGTGCAGGGCCTGACCGAGCATCCCGTGCCCCTGCTGGCCGACTTTGATCCGTCCTATCTGGAAGTCCCCCGCGAAGTGCTGCTCACCAGCATGGAAAGCCATCAGAAAAGCTTCGGTATCGAGGCCGCCGACGGCAGCCTCATGCCGCACTTCCTGACCGTGCTCAACATCTCCCCCGAGGACATGAGCCTGGTCAAGCACGGCTGGGAACGCGTGCTGCGTGCCCGCCTGGAAGATGCCCGCTTCTTCTGGCATGCCGACCTGCGCGACAATTTCGACCACTGGCTGGAAAAGCTGGATCACGTCATCTTCATCGGCCGTCTGGGCACCATGGGCGAGAAGACCCGCCGTCTGGAGGCCCTGTGCCGCTGGCTGGCCGGCAACGTGGCCCGGGGCCAGGTGAGCGCCGAAGACGCCGCCCGCGCCGGGCGTCTGTCCAAGGCCGACCTGGTGACCGGCATGGTGGGCGAATTCGACACCCTGCAGGGCATCATGGGCGGCATCTACGCCGGGCGCAAGGGCGAGAGCCCGGTGGTGGCCCAGGCCCTGCGCGAACAGTATCTGCCCGCCGGTCCCGACAGCCCCGTGCCCGCCAGCCTGTGCGGTGCCCTGCTGTCCATGGCCGACAAGGCCGACACCCTGGTGGGCTGCTTCGGCCTGGGCATGATCCCCACCGGCGCCGCCGACCCCAATGCCCTGCGTCGCTGTGCGCTGGGCATCATCCGCATCGCCCTGGAGTTCGACCTGCACTTCGACATCCGTCAGCTGTTCGCCCGTGCACACGAGCTCTATGGTGACCGCCCGTGGAAGCTGGCGCCGCAGGAAGCCTTGGACAAGCTGCTGGACTTCTTTGCGGGCCGTGTGCGCAATTACTGGCAGAACCGTGGCGAAGACAGCCTGCTGGTGGATGCCGCCCTGGGCGCCGGTGTGGCTGATGTCTGCCAGTGCGGGGCCCGTCTGGCCGCCCTTGCCCGGTTCAGCAGGGAAGCCGGCTATGCCGAGGCCGTGCAGACCTTCAAGCGTGTGGCCAACATCGTCCGCAAGCAGGGCGCGGCTGAACAGCTTGCCGCTGCCTGGCAGGCTGACCTGCTGCAGGAAGATGCCGAAAAGGCCCTGGCCGCCACGCTGGATGATCTGCTGCCGCGTCTGGACAGCCTGTGGGAGGCCGGCGACCATGCCGCCGCCCTCGAGACGCTGCTGGAAGTCCGTCCCGTGGTGGATGCCTTCTTCGACGGCGTCATGGTCATGTGCGATGATGCGGCGCTGCGCGCCAACCGCCTGGCCATGCTCAATGCCCTGGGCACCCGGTTTGCTCGGCTGGCGGATTTTGCCGCCCTGCAGATCTAAAATGTGGCAAGGGGCACCGCCCCTTGCATGAAAATGCGCCAATATGGCCGCAGAGCTTGACAGATACGCCATGCTCTGCTAAGAATCCGTCTTCACACGAAGGCACTATACCTGCATTGCAGGCCAAAATATCGGAGGAATACCGTGGCTAACCATAAGTCTGCCATCAAGCGTCATAAGCAGAGCCTGAAACACGCCGCCCGCAACCGCGCTGCCCGTACCCGCGTGAAGAACGCCGTCAAGGCTGTGCGCGCCGCCATCACCGGCAACGACAAGGAACAGGCCAGCAGCGCTCTGACTGTTGCCGCTTCCGTGCTGGCCAAGGCTGCCGGCAAGGGCGCCATGCACTGGAAGAAGGCCGCCCGCAAGCTGTCCCGCCTGTCCCGCGCCGTCAACGCCATCGACGCCCAGTAGCACGGCTGCACCGGTCGCCGTTATTTGTCCTTGACGGGCACGGCCGGGTAACGTAATATTTCAAACATGCGCTCGTAGCTCAGCTGGATAGAGCAACAGGCTACGAACCTGTAGGCCAGGAGTTCGAATCTCTTCGGGCGCACCACCACAAAGACAAGCGGTCGGCTGTTATGGTCGGCCGCTTTTTTGCATTGCTCCTGTTGCGGATCTTTGGCATGGCCGGCATCCGTCGGGACCTGTCCGTGCTGCCGCGCCGTCCACGGGACAGCGGGCTCCTTGCGCATGTCCTGCGGGTCCGCGCCGGGTGGCAGGAGGGCCGCGGGCCCCGGCAGGCATCGGTGCCGCTCACCGGCCTGCGGCGCCGGATGCCGCCCCCAGAGGACCGTGGAAAAGGGCCAGCATGCCCGCAGACAACCGGAAAGGGAAGGATTTGCCCATGAAACGACACCATGAGACGCCGCTGACGGATCCTGACGCCCCCGACCGGGAAGGGACTGTTCCCTGTGCTGCGCCCGTGCCGCCGCCGCACCGGCAGCGCGTGCGCGAAACGGACAGCGGTCTGCGTCTGCTGTTCGATCTTTCCCAGGTCATCGACCATTCCCGGGACATCGGCCACAGCCTGGAGGCGGCGCTCTCCCTGATGGCGAAACATCTGCACATGATGCGGGGCATGATCACCCTCGTGTCCCCCCATACCGGCGAGATACGCATCGAGGTGGCGCACGGTCTGAATCCAGCCGAACAGCGGCGGGGCCACTATGCCCTGGGCGAGGGCGTCACGGGGCGCGTCATCCAGAGCGGCCAGCCCATGGTCGTGTCCAATGTCTCGGCCAGTCCCATCTTTTTGAACCGCACCCGCTCCCGTGACCTGCAGAAAGATACCATCGCCTTCATCTGTGTGCCCATCAAATTCGAGGACGAGGTCCTGGGCGCCCTTTCCGTGGACCGGGTCTTCGCGGATGCCGTGACGCTGGAAGAGGATGAACACATCCTGACCATCATCGCATCCATGATCGCGCATGTGGCCAGGGCGCGGCAGAACGTCATGGACGAGCGCGTGGCGGCCATCGAAGAGAACATGCGCCTGCGCAACGCCCTGTCCGCACCGCTGCGTCCGCATGGTTTTGTCGGCAATTCCGATGCCATGCGCCTTGTTTACGAACAGATCTCACAGGTGGCGCCTTCCACCACGACGGTGCTGCTGTACGGTGAGAGCGGTACGGGCAAGGAGCTGGCCGCCCATGCCATCCATTCCGCCGGCAAGCGGAACAAGGGCCCGTTCATTTCGCTGAACTGTGCGGCCCTGCCGGAAAATCTCATCGAAAGCGAATTGTTCGGCCATGAGAAAGGGGCCTTCACCGGTGCTTCGGGCATGCGCAAGGGGCGGTTCGAACTGGCGGACGGCGGGACGCTCTTTCTTGATGAGGTCGGGGAACTTTCCCTCCTGACGCAGGCCAAGCTGCTCCGCGTCCTGCAGGAGCGCTGCTTCGAGCGTCTGGGCGGGACAGAGAGCCTCACCGTGGACGTGCGCATCATCACGGCCACCAACCGGGATCTGTCCCGCATGGTGGAGGAGGGCACCTTCCGCCGCGACCTGTATTACCGCCTGAACGTTTTTCCCATCCACATGCCGCCCCTGCGCGAGCGGCAGAACGACATCCAGCCGCTGGCCGCCTACTTTGCGGACAAATATGCTGCGGCCAACGGGCGCACAGGCATCCGCATCTCGCTGGCCGTCATGGACATGCTGCAGCGCTATGCCTGGCCCGGCAACATCCGCGAGCTGGAAAACGTCATGGAGCGGGCGGTGCTCCTGGTCGGCCCGGAGGGCCTGATCCTGCCCCAGCACCTGCCGCGTGAACTGCACAGCACGCACTGTCCGTTCGGGGCGGCCGCGCACAAGGCGGCAGCGGATCCCCATGCCGCGCCGGGCAGCCTTCAGGATCGCCTCGACGAGCTGGAACGGGCCTGCATCACGGATGCCCTTGCCCGACACAAAGGACATGTGGGCCATGCGGCCCAGGCCCTGGGGCTCACGGAGCGTGTCATGGCCCTGCGCATGAAGAAGCACGGCATCAGTTACAAGGAATTCCGCCAGCATTGATGCGGGGATCTTCTCTGGCAGGATGCGGCCGCACAACATGGCTGATGGCCGCAGATCCCTTGACGGAACGGCATAAAAAAGGCCCGCTGGAAAAAACTCCGGCGGGCCTTATGCATAGGAGCGCTTCGTGCCTTCCCCGCGCTCCGGTATGCTTGAGCGGAAAATGCCGGGCGTTGTGCCTGCCCGTGGAAAAAATGACCGCTGGGGGGGGCGCCGGCCGCTGACGCCGCCGGGCCCTCCCCCAAGCGCTCCTTACAAACGCAGCTCCTGCAAACGTTCCAGGGCCTCGGTGGTGTCCGCTTCGCTGCCGAAGGCGGTGAAGCGCACATAGCCTTCGCCGCTGGGGCCGAAGCCCGCACCGGGGGTGCAGACCAGGGACGTGCGCGACAGCAGAAGGTCGAAAAACTCCCAGGAGCCCATGCCGTCAGGTGTCCTTACCCAGATGTAGGGGGCATGGATGCCGCCATAGCAGGCAAGGCCCATGCCTTCGATACCGGAACGGATGCGGGCCGCATTGGCCATGTAGGCCGCGATGGTGGCACGGACCTGTTCCTGTCCCTCCGGGCTGTAGACGGCTTCGGCGGCACGCTGCACGATGTAGGGGCACCCGTTGTACTTGGTGCTCTGGCGGCGCTTCCACATGTCCTGCAGGCGGATGCGGGCTCCGTCCGGGCCGGGGATGGTCACCGCGGCCGGGATGGTGGTGAAGGCGCAGCGCAGGCCCGTGAAGCCCGCTGTCTTGGAGAAGGAGCGGCATTCCACGGCCACTTCCTCGGCACCGGGGATCTCGAAGATGCTGTGCGGCACATCGCCTTCCGTATCCCTGATGAAGGCCTCGTAGGCCGCATCATAGATGATGAGGGCCCCGTGGCGGCGGGCATAGTCCACCCAGGCGGCCAGGGCATCCCTGTGCAGCACCGTGCCGGTGGGATTGTTGGGGTAGCAGAGATAGATGATGTCGGGCACCGCAGCGGGGAAGTCCGGCACGAAATCGTTGGCTTCCGTGCAGGGCAGGTAGATGAGGTCGCTCCAGCGATCGCCCGTCCACCGGCCCGCGCGGCCCGCCATGGCATTGGAATCCACATAGACGGGATAGACCGGATCCGTGACCGCCACACGGCAGGAAAGGGAGAACAGCTCCTGGATGTTGGCCACATCGCACTTGGATCCGTCACTGACGAAGATGTCCGAGGCGTCCATCTGCACGCCGCGGGCCCGGTAGTCATGGGCGGCGATGGCCTCGCGCAGGAAATCATAGCCCTGTTCCGGGCCGTAGCCCTTGAACGAGGCGGCAGAGGCCATCTCGTCCACCGCGGTATGCAGGGCGGTGATGACGGCGGGCGGCAGGGGGCGGGTCACATCGCCGATGCCCAGGCTGATGACGGGCAGGGCGGGGTGCTGCTCCCGGTGCGCGCGGACCCTGGCGGCCACCGTGGCGAAAAGATAGGCGCCGGGCAGTCCGGCGTAATGCTCGTTGCTGCGTATCATGACTAGTCCTCCTGCCCCTGGGCAAGGATGTATTCTCCAGAAAACACGGTGCGGGCCGGGCCGGTCATCAGGATATGCCCCGTCTGTTCGTCCCAGCGGATATCCAGCGTGCCGCCGCGCAGCTGCACCGCCACCTCTCTTCCCGTACGGCCGGTAAGGTGGCAGGCCACGGCCACGGCACAGGCTCCGGTGCCGCAGGCCAGGGTCTCACCGGCGCCCCGTTCCCAGACACGCATGCGCACATGCCCCGCGTCCAGGAGCTGCACGAATTCGGTATTGGTGCGGCTGGGGAACCAGGTATGGTGCTCGAAGGCCGGGCCCACCACAGGCAGGTCCAGACTGTCCACATCGTCCACAAAGACCACGGCATGAGGGTTGCCCATGGACACGCAGGTCACGGCCCATTCACGATCCAGCACCCGCATGGGCTGCCCGATGCACGGACTTTCGGGATCCGACGCCGCGTCGGGGCGGACGGGGATGCGCTGCCGGGCCAGTTCCGGCGTGCCCATGTCCACACAGACACGGGAGGGGCAGCCCCCGTCATCGTCCACACGCTGCAGGAGTTTGATCCCGGCCAGGGTCTCCAGGCGGATGACGGGCCTGCCGGTCAGGGCGTGCTCCCAGGCGAAGCGTCCCACGCAGCGGGAAGCGTTGCCGCACATCTCGGCCTCGCTGCCGTCGGCATTGAACATGCGCATGCGGATGTCGGCCCTGTCCGGCGAGGCGGGGGGCAGGATGAGCACCAGTCCGTCGGAGCCCACACCGTAATGCCGGTCGCTGATGGCGCGGGCCAGTGCGGGGATGTCCGCTTCCGTGAGCCGCAGGTCTTTCGAGAACCCGTCAAGATAGACGTAATCGTTGCCGCAGCCTTCCATCTTGGTGAAGGCGATCTTACGCATGCTCGTTTTCTCCTCGTGCGTGGAACACTTCTTCGGTGGCGGAGGCGGTCTCCGCGTCGTGGGCGGCTTCCGCCTGACGGCGGAGCACGTTCTTGTAATCCAGCGGCATGACCTTGACGAAGAGCGGCAGGGCGGCATCCCAGTTGGCCAGCAGGGACGCGGCCTTGGCACTGCCGGTGCAGGCCGCGTGCTGTTCCACCAGGCGGCGCAGCAGGGCCTGATCCTCTTCCTGCCAGACGGATTCCAGATCCACGCTCTCGATGTTGCAGCGGTTCTGGAAATGCTCGTCCAGGTCGTAGACGAAGGCCGTGCCGCCACTCATGCCGGCAGCGAAATTGTAGCCGGTGCGTCCCAGGACGACGACGGTGCCGCCGGTCATGTATTCGCAGCCGTGGTCGCCCACACCTTCCACCACGGCGCAGGCACCGGAGTTGCGTACGGCAAAGCGTTCCCCGGCCTGGCCGCAGAAATAGGCCTCGCCGGCGGTGGCGCCGTACAGGGCCACGTTGCCGGCCACGGCCTGTTCCGCCGCCACGAAGCGGGCCCCGGCATCGGGGCGGACCACGATGATGCCGCCGGCAAGGCCCTTGCCCGCGTAGTCATTGACGCTGCCTTCCACCTCAAGGGTCACGCCGGGGGCCAGGAAGGCGCCGAGGCTTTGCCCGGCCTGGCCGTGGAAGTGGAGATGCAGGCTGTCCCGGGGCAGGCCGGCGGCCCCGTGGCGCAGGACGATGCTGCCGGAAAGGCGCGCACCCACGGCACGGTCCACATTGCGGATGGTCCGCTCGATACGCAGATGATCGCACTGGCCTGCCAGCACGGGTTCGGCGGCCTGATCCAGATCCTGCTCCAGCACCGTGGGCTCGCAGACACGGGGGAAGCCCCCGGCATGATGTTGTCCGCAGACCGCGTCGGGCGTCCAGAGCAGGCGCGAGAGGTCGAGGGAGGCCGCCCGGCCCGTGATGTCCGTACGCTGCGCCAGCAGATCGGCATGGCCGACGGCCTCGTTCAGGGAGCGGAAGCCCAGGGCGGCCAGTTCGCGGCGCACGTCCCCGGCCAGCAGGCGCAGGAAGCGCATCACATGTTCAGGGCGCCCCTTGAAGCGGGCACGCAGCTTTTCGTCCTGGGTGGCGATGCCCGCCGGGCAGCGGCCCTTCATGCAGCTGCGGCACATGACGCAGCCCATGCTGACCATCAGCGCCGTCCCGAAGGCGAATTCCTCGGCGCCCAGCAGCGCGGCCACGACGACGTCACGGCCGGTGCGCAGCAGGCCGTCGGTCTGGAGGGACACCCGCCGGCGCATGCCGCAGGTCACCAGGGCCTGATGCGCTTCGGACAGGCCGGATTCCCACGGCAGGCCCACATAATGGATGGCGGAATGGGGGCTGGCACCGGTACCGCCGTCATGGCCGGAGATGACCACGCAGTCCGCGCCGGCCTTGGCCACGCCCACGGCGATGGTCCCGACGCCGTTTTCGGCCACCAGCTTGACGGAGATGCGGGCCGAAGGATTGAGGTGACGCAGGTCGTAGATGAGCTGCGCCAGGTCTTCGATGGAGTAGATGTCATGATGCGGCGGCGGGGAGACCAGAGAGACACCGGGCATGGTGGCCCGGACGCGGGCGATGTCCACCGTGACCTTGTAGGCGGGCAGCTGGCCGCCTTCACCGGGCTTGGCGCCCTGGGCCGCCTTGATCTGGATCTCTTCCGCATGGACGAGATATTCCGCCGTGACACCGAAGCGCCCCGAAGCGATCTGGCGGATGCGGGAGCGCGCGTCATGGCGACGGCCGTCCGCATCCGTCCAGGGGGGGTTGCGGGCCGGGTCTTCGCCGCCTTCACCGCAGTTGGAGGGCACGCCGCAGGCATTGCAGCCTTCGGCCAGGGTGCGGTGGGCCTCGTCACTGATGGCACCGTAGGAGATGGCCGCGCCGACGAAATGGCGCAGGATGTCCTCTTCCGGCTCCACGTCGTCCAGGGGGACGGGCATGCGTGCCTGGCCGGGAGCGATCTCCAGCAGGGAGCGGAGGGTGAAGCCCCGGGCTTCCTGCCCGTTGCAGAGCTCGGTGAACGTCTGCCAGGCCGGGGAGGGAGCCTGGCCGCTGCCGTCTTCATTGACGGCCGTGTGCAGGGCACGCACGGTACGGGGCCCCCAGAGGCGTGCCGCAGGGGCGGCAGCGGGCCCGGCGGCATCGTCCCAGGCCTGTGCGTGCCGCAGGGCGGCATCGCGCGCCAGGGTCTCCAGACCGATGCCGGTGATGGAACAGGGCGTGCCCGTGAAATAGCGGTCGATGACATCCTGCGCCAGCCCCAGGGCCTCGAAGGGCTGCGAGCCGCGGAAAGAGCGCAGGGTGGAGATGCCCAGGCGGGCAAAGGCCTTGAGCAGGCCCTTCTTCAGAGCGTTGATGTAGCGTTCCTGGGCGTCTTCCTCGTCGAGAGGACCGGCGTCCGTGCTCAGGCGGCCTTCCCGGGCCATGCGGCGGACGGCATCCAGGGCGGCGTGCGGACAGACGGCATTGACGCCGTAGCCGATGAGCTGTGCCATGTGGATGACTTCGCAGGCTTCACCGCTTTCGGCGATGATGCCGCAGGCGTGGCGCAGCCCGGCACGGATGAGGTGATGATGCAGGCCCGCGCAGGCCAGCAGGGCGGGGATGGGCGCCCTGTCCGCCGTCATGGCCGTATCGCTCACCACAAGGATGGTGGCCCCCTGCGCGATGGCCGTCTCGGCGTCCGCGAACAGGCGGTCGAGGGACGTGCGCAGGGCTTCCCCGTCGCCGTGGGCCGGGAAGGTGGCATCAAGGGTGACGGCCCGGACAGCGGGACGCCGGGAGGCCCGGATCCGGCGCATGTCGTCCGTGGTGAGGAAGGGATGCGGCAGACGCAGGACGGCGCAGCTTTCGGGGCCCGGTTCCAGGATGTTGCCGGCATGGCCGGCATGGCCCATGAGCGACATGGACAGCTGTTCGCGGTACGGGTCGATGGGCGGGTTGGTCACCTGGGCGAAGCGCTGCTTGAACCAGCGGAACAGGGACTGCGGTTCCTCGCTGAGACAGGGCAGGGGCTTGTCCGTCCCCATGGAGCAGACGGGCTCCTGGGCATTTTCGGCCATGGGCACGAGGACCTGCCGCTGCCAGGCGCTGTCGCAGCCGGCCTGGCGCAGACGGCGCTCCAGCGGGGGCAGGGCATGCGCGGCATCGCCCTCTTCGCCCATGCTGTTCAGGGTCTCCAGACGCACGGCATGCTTCTGGAGCCAGCGGCGCCAGGGCTGGGAACGGATGACCTGGCCCTTGATCTCCGCATCAGGCGCGATGCGGTGGTGTTCCACGTCCGCCAGGATCATGCGGCGGGGCTGGAGCTGGCCGCGCTGGATGATGTCCTCTTCGGGCGTATCCACAAGGCCGCTTTCCGAGCCGAGCACCATCAGGCCGTCCCGGGAGACGCTCCAGCGGCAGGGGCGCAGGCCGTTGCGGTCGAGCATGGCGCCCACACGCCGCCAGCCGTCGGTGAAGACGAGGCAGGTGGGGCCGTCCCAGGGCTCCATGAGGGAAGAGTGGTATTCGTAGAAGGCGCGCTTGTTGTCGCCCATGACGAAGGTCGGCCCGAAAGGTTCGGGGATCATCATCATGAGGGCGTGGGGCAGGCTGTAGCCCGCGCGGACGAGCAGTTCCAGCACGTTGTCCAGGGTGCCGGAATCCGAGGTATCGGGATTGATGACCGGCAGGGCGTCCTTCAGATGCGCCCCCAGCAGGGGCGAGGCGAGCACGGCCTCGCGCACGCCCATATGGGCCGCGTTGCCGCGCAGGGTGTTGATCTCGCCGTTATGGGCGGCCAGGCGGAAGGGCTGGGCCAGCGGCCACGAAGGCAGGGTATTGGTGGAAAAACGCTCGTGGAACACGGCAAAGGGCGCGGCGCAGTCCCCGTCCGTCAGGTCGGTATAGAACTCTCCCATCCGGGAGCCGGGGAGCATGCCCTTGTAGACGATGCTCCGGCAGGAGCAGCTGGCCACATAGAACAGGCGGGTGTCCTGCCCCTGTTGGCGCAGTTCCTTCCAGATCAGGTTCTCGGCCATGTGCCGGGCAAGGAACAGGCGGCGTTCAAGGGCTTCAGGATCATGGAGCTCGGCGGCCTCCGGCGAGCTGGTATCCGGCAGGACGAGCAGCTGCAAAAAATCGGGCATGGTCTGGCGGGCGGCGGGGGCCAGCACCTCTTCACGGACAGGGACGTCGCGCTCGTCCTCCACGCGCAGGCCGCAGGCCGTGAAGGTGTCACGGAAGCGTCGCAGGCACGACGCCCGCAGGGCCGCATCCCGGGGCAGGAAAAGCTGGGCCACGGCCCAGGGCGTGGCACAGACCGACAGGGCGGGCCACTGGCGCAGGAAAAAGCCGCGCGGCAGGGGGAAGAGGATGCCGGCGCCGTCACCGTTCTTGCCGTCACCGCCGCCGCGATGGGCCATGCGGGTCATGGCCCCGAGCGCCATGTGCATCACGTCATGACGGCTCTGGCCGTCCAGATAGGCAACAAAACCCACGCCGCAGGCATCGTGCTCCCGGCGGGGATCGAAAAGACCGTTCATATGTCACTCCTGGGAAGGCTGGGGAGTGGAGGGAAAAAGTCCCCGGGCGGGGATGCTCATGCCCGGCCCGGGGAGACAAAGGAACCAGTGAGAGGATCAATGCAGCCAGAGCATCTCCGCATAAGAGGGCAGCGGCCAGACGGCGGCATTGAGCATGCGTTCCAGGGCGTCACAGTGCTCGCGGCAGGCCTGCATGGCAGGGACCACGGCGTCACGGGCGATGCGGGCGGCCGTGTGGGCATCCGCAGCGGCACGCAGCGCGGCGAGCTGCTGTTCCAGAGCAGCCAGGGTGGCGTTCAGGCCCACGGCATGACCGCGCAGGCCGGAGAAGCGTTCTTCCTCCACGGCGGCCTCATCGCTGACGGCCCGGGTCTTGAGCACCAGATCCGCGGCAGTGGCCTGTTCCTGCAGGGCGACGGGCAGGATCTGCGTGCGGCCCATGTCCAGCATGAGCGAGGCCTCGATGGCGATGGTCTTGGCGTAGGTATCCAGCAGGATCTCCTGCCGGGCCAGCATCTCGCGTTCGGAAAGCACGTTCTGGCGCAGGAACACGTCCATCACTTCAGGCGTGTTGTAGCGTTCCAGGGCATCCACCGTGGTGGTCAGGTTGGGCAGGCCGCGGCGGGCCGCCTCAACGGGCCATTCGGCGGAATAGCCGTTGCCGTTGAAGACCACGGCCTGATGCTCGCGGAACAGGCGGGGCAGCAGCTCCTGCAGGGCGGCGTTGAGGCTCGTGCCGGCGCATGTGGCGGCTTCCAGCTCGGTGGCGATATCGTCCAGGGCGCAGGCCA
This is a stretch of genomic DNA from Desulfovibrio piger. It encodes these proteins:
- the glyS gene encoding glycine--tRNA ligase subunit beta; the encoded protein is MATFVLEIGSEELPARFLAGEEAELAARFTAALQEASVEHGALRTMSTPRRAIVIIEDVNPVQQEREEEVAGPPVRVAFAADGTPTKALEGFARTNGVSVDDVYRITTEKGEYVAVRKRIGGAAVADLLAGICPAVITSLPFGKRMRWGSNTLAYARPLRWIVALLDDAVVPFTVGPVASGRETMGHRIHGHGPFSVAHADDLLAVLEEKGGLTPDAADRRKIIVEGGDAQAAAIGGKVLWRDGLLDEVQGLTEHPVPLLADFDPSYLEVPREVLLTSMESHQKSFGIEAADGSLMPHFLTVLNISPEDMSLVKHGWERVLRARLEDARFFWHADLRDNFDHWLEKLDHVIFIGRLGTMGEKTRRLEALCRWLAGNVARGQVSAEDAARAGRLSKADLVTGMVGEFDTLQGIMGGIYAGRKGESPVVAQALREQYLPAGPDSPVPASLCGALLSMADKADTLVGCFGLGMIPTGAADPNALRRCALGIIRIALEFDLHFDIRQLFARAHELYGDRPWKLAPQEALDKLLDFFAGRVRNYWQNRGEDSLLVDAALGAGVADVCQCGARLAALARFSREAGYAEAVQTFKRVANIVRKQGAAEQLAAAWQADLLQEDAEKALAATLDDLLPRLDSLWEAGDHAAALETLLEVRPVVDAFFDGVMVMCDDAALRANRLAMLNALGTRFARLADFAALQI
- the rpsT gene encoding 30S ribosomal protein S20, translated to MANHKSAIKRHKQSLKHAARNRAARTRVKNAVKAVRAAITGNDKEQASSALTVAASVLAKAAGKGAMHWKKAARKLSRLSRAVNAIDAQ
- a CDS encoding sigma-54 interaction domain-containing protein, producing the protein MKRHHETPLTDPDAPDREGTVPCAAPVPPPHRQRVRETDSGLRLLFDLSQVIDHSRDIGHSLEAALSLMAKHLHMMRGMITLVSPHTGEIRIEVAHGLNPAEQRRGHYALGEGVTGRVIQSGQPMVVSNVSASPIFLNRTRSRDLQKDTIAFICVPIKFEDEVLGALSVDRVFADAVTLEEDEHILTIIASMIAHVARARQNVMDERVAAIEENMRLRNALSAPLRPHGFVGNSDAMRLVYEQISQVAPSTTTVLLYGESGTGKELAAHAIHSAGKRNKGPFISLNCAALPENLIESELFGHEKGAFTGASGMRKGRFELADGGTLFLDEVGELSLLTQAKLLRVLQERCFERLGGTESLTVDVRIITATNRDLSRMVEEGTFRRDLYYRLNVFPIHMPPLRERQNDIQPLAAYFADKYAAANGRTGIRISLAVMDMLQRYAWPGNIRELENVMERAVLLVGPEGLILPQHLPRELHSTHCPFGAAAHKAAADPHAAPGSLQDRLDELERACITDALARHKGHVGHAAQALGLTERVMALRMKKHGISYKEFRQH
- a CDS encoding LL-diaminopimelate aminotransferase — encoded protein: MIRSNEHYAGLPGAYLFATVAARVRAHREQHPALPVISLGIGDVTRPLPPAVITALHTAVDEMASAASFKGYGPEQGYDFLREAIAAHDYRARGVQMDASDIFVSDGSKCDVANIQELFSLSCRVAVTDPVYPVYVDSNAMAGRAGRWTGDRWSDLIYLPCTEANDFVPDFPAAVPDIIYLCYPNNPTGTVLHRDALAAWVDYARRHGALIIYDAAYEAFIRDTEGDVPHSIFEIPGAEEVAVECRSFSKTAGFTGLRCAFTTIPAAVTIPGPDGARIRLQDMWKRRQSTKYNGCPYIVQRAAEAVYSPEGQEQVRATIAAYMANAARIRSGIEGMGLACYGGIHAPYIWVRTPDGMGSWEFFDLLLSRTSLVCTPGAGFGPSGEGYVRFTAFGSEADTTEALERLQELRL
- the dapF gene encoding diaminopimelate epimerase produces the protein MRKIAFTKMEGCGNDYVYLDGFSKDLRLTEADIPALARAISDRHYGVGSDGLVLILPPASPDRADIRMRMFNADGSEAEMCGNASRCVGRFAWEHALTGRPVIRLETLAGIKLLQRVDDDGGCPSRVCVDMGTPELARQRIPVRPDAASDPESPCIGQPMRVLDREWAVTCVSMGNPHAVVFVDDVDSLDLPVVGPAFEHHTWFPSRTNTEFVQLLDAGHVRMRVWERGAGETLACGTGACAVAVACHLTGRTGREVAVQLRGGTLDIRWDEQTGHILMTGPARTVFSGEYILAQGQED